AGCGGGATTAACAAGAGCTTCTTCTTCTTCTCGTATGAAGGCCTCCGGCTACTCCAACCACAGGCAACCACGGTCAAGTATGTCCCGGACTCATATTTACGTCAGAATTCTGTGGCGGCTATGCAGCCGATTCTTAACACTTTTCCGGTCCAGAATGGAAATGAAGAGCTAGTAGCTTGCACTCAAGGTGCGACGAGCAACTATCCGTGTCCACTTGGTGTCCCAACCGGAACGAGGATCCAAAGCGGCTTGGCCGACTTCATCCAGTCTTACTCGCTTCCGAGCGATATAAATTCCACTAGTGTTCGAATCGACCACACATTTCTCCATAACACTACGGTGTTTTTTCGTTTTGCGAATACGCCGAGCAATAGCGATACTCGCATGTTGTCCTCGCTAGGCACAACGGCGGCCATGAATCGAAGCTATACGGCAGGCGCAAATGCTCAAATGACAGATCATCTGAGCAACGAGACTCGTTATGGGTACACCACATCCCTTGTCCGCTCATCTTATTCGCTCGACACTTTTGGAGGCGCAGCTCCAGTTGATCTTCCCGGGACGATAGCTCACGGTTTGACCAGCCCCTCGTTCGTTGTGCCACTCATTACGTTTCCGGGCGTCGGATCTTCATATATCGAAGCTGGCGGTACCTCGAATTCTCAGACTCAGTGGAACCTTGTAAACGCCATAAGCTGGACAAGCGCTAACCATGTCCTTAAGTTCGGAGTTGATTACCGGCATATACGATCGCCGCTTTACTCTCCTCTCATTGAGTCATATCTCGAAAAGCCGTCAGATGTATTGACAGGTATACCTTCGCTCAATTACGTGATCGCGTCTGTACAGGCGACGCCCATCTTTCAAGAGTTCGCGGCGTACGGGCAAGATAGCTGGAGAGTCATCCCATCGTTGACGTTGTCACTCGGACTGCGCTGGGAGGTGAATCCTGCACCCACGGGTGCAAATGGCAAGGACGCTTACACAATCTCCGGCAGCTTGGCTGTTCCTTCTAGCCTCTCGATTGCTCCACGAGGCACTCCCTTGTGGAACACAACATGGTTCAATTTTGCGCCCCGATTCGGTGCAGCGTGGCAGGCCCACTCTATTCCCGGCTGGGAGACCGTCTTCCGTGGCGGTGGCGGTGTCTTCTTTGATACAGACAATCAAGAGGGCGCGGCAGGATTCAGCGGGTACGGCTTTTCGGCCACGGGAATTTACTCGGGTACAACTCTTCCGCTCACGGCTTCCCAAGTGAACATCAGTCCATCCTCTAATCCGCCATACTCGAGTGTGTACATGTTTCCCACGCACTTACAACTACCTTATTCATTTCAGTGGAATGCGAGCATCGAGCAAGCACTTGGGAAAAGTCAATCTGTCACCATGTCCTATGTGGGGGCGAATGGCCGCCGTCAGCTTGGCCAGGAAGATTTACCTGCACCAAACAGTAATTTCTCCACCATAGGCGAATACATTGGAGGCCTCAGTTCTAGCTATAACGCGCTACAAATTAAATTTCAGCGCTCAGTGAGACATGGGATTCAGGTTCTAGGTTCATATACATGGGCCCATTCGATCGACGAGGCCTCCACATATATCTCCTTTCTTCCAGTGCGGCGGGGCAGTTCAGATTTTGATGTTCGGAACAACTTTTCGGCGGGAGCTGGTTGGGATCTTCCTGTTGCAGGAGAAAATGCCCTGTTGAGAGTTGTCACGAACGGTTGGGCCGTTGACGGACGTTTCGTGGGACGTACCGGATTCCCTGTCTCTCTCCAAGGGAGCTTCATTACTGACCCCATCACAGGCACACTCAACTATGGTGGAGTGAATCTCATACCGAACCAGCCCATATATCTATATGGAGATCAGTACCCTGGTGGACGCGCGGTAAACAAGGCGACGTTCAGTGCGCCGGC
This DNA window, taken from Granulicella sibirica, encodes the following:
- a CDS encoding TonB-dependent receptor, producing MRPNVLLCRNSASWIMIVLLFLFLQPNAVADGTSASVSITVVDLSGAFIPDASMVIRNTDTNQEQRANSGKAGSGHFTYLKPGHYKLIISKPGFADLAVDNILLNIGDEKLLELVLKVGSANQTVTVDGSGLTINTTDASVSTVIDGTSVANMPLNGRSFQDLISMTPGVVTQSPQTGSGKLSNGDFSINGQRTESNYYTVDGVAANTSAGPGGGTASAATGGSVASSTALGTTQSLVSVDALQEFRVASSTYSAEYGRAPGGQISFLTRSGTNSLHGTAYDYLRNNYFDANDWFNDHVSKPITALRQNDFGGTLGGPIQVPTLYSGINKSFFFFSYEGLRLLQPQATTVKYVPDSYLRQNSVAAMQPILNTFPVQNGNEELVACTQGATSNYPCPLGVPTGTRIQSGLADFIQSYSLPSDINSTSVRIDHTFLHNTTVFFRFANTPSNSDTRMLSSLGTTAAMNRSYTAGANAQMTDHLSNETRYGYTTSLVRSSYSLDTFGGAAPVDLPGTIAHGLTSPSFVVPLITFPGVGSSYIEAGGTSNSQTQWNLVNAISWTSANHVLKFGVDYRHIRSPLYSPLIESYLEKPSDVLTGIPSLNYVIASVQATPIFQEFAAYGQDSWRVIPSLTLSLGLRWEVNPAPTGANGKDAYTISGSLAVPSSLSIAPRGTPLWNTTWFNFAPRFGAAWQAHSIPGWETVFRGGGGVFFDTDNQEGAAGFSGYGFSATGIYSGTTLPLTASQVNISPSSNPPYSSVYMFPTHLQLPYSFQWNASIEQALGKSQSVTMSYVGANGRRQLGQEDLPAPNSNFSTIGEYIGGLSSSYNALQIKFQRSVRHGIQVLGSYTWAHSIDEASTYISFLPVRRGSSDFDVRNNFSAGAGWDLPVAGENALLRVVTNGWAVDGRFVGRTGFPVSLQGSFITDPITGTLNYGGVNLIPNQPIYLYGDQYPGGRAVNKATFSAPAGVTVGDAPRNLVRGFGETQFNLAARREIAMREAVKLQFRAEVFNLFNHPNFGYVDPILADATFGQATKMLDQSLGTVAPQYQQGGPRSMQFALKLQF